The Micromonospora sp. NBC_00421 DNA window CGGCAAGGCCGTTCCGGTCGGCACCTGGCCGGGCTGGTGGGCCGCACTGATCCAGCTGGTCTGCGGCGCGCTGGTGCTGGCCGGGCTGTTCACCCGGCCCGCCGCGCTGCTCGCGTCCGGCTCGATGGCGTACGCCTACTTCGTGGTGCACCAGCCCGAGGGCCTGCTGCCGCTGCGCAACGGGGGCGAGCTGTCGGCGCTCTTCTGCTGGTCGTTCCTGCTGATCGCGGTGCTCGGCCCGGGTGCCTGGGCGCTCGACACGCTGCTCGCCCGTCAGGGTGCCGACACCGCGCCGGCACCGGTGACCGAGGCGAGCTCGGTGCCGGCCTGACGCACTGACCGGCGTCGCCGGGGAACCTCGACGAGGTTCCCCGGCGACGCGTCCGGTCAGGGGTTGTAGG harbors:
- a CDS encoding DoxX family protein; translation: MNVSRLGGPILSLYRIVIGLLFTLHGLSSVFGLFGGNPMTGKAVPVGTWPGWWAALIQLVCGALVLAGLFTRPAALLASGSMAYAYFVVHQPEGLLPLRNGGELSALFCWSFLLIAVLGPGAWALDTLLARQGADTAPAPVTEASSVPA